The Microbacterium limosum genome contains a region encoding:
- a CDS encoding 2-phosphosulfolactate phosphatase — protein MTSSPAPRPHDQSTYQVRLEWGPAGLARLAPSDVVVVVDVLDSSTRAVEAAAAGEEILLDRLDPVVGEIARVAGPDAIVLAAGLVNARAVAEAVLAEQTRRAGRTSVAIIAAGELVAPDAADLVHPAVEDQLGAGAVVAALGDLGIDHTSPDAAVAAEGFRALRGAVRHLLTASGSGRAMAARGERDAVAGAAVHDSAGVVPVLRDGGFRPL, from the coding sequence GTGACCTCGAGCCCCGCGCCCCGCCCACACGACCAGTCGACGTACCAGGTGCGTCTCGAGTGGGGCCCCGCGGGCCTGGCCCGCCTCGCGCCGTCCGACGTCGTCGTCGTCGTCGACGTGCTCGACTCCTCGACGAGGGCGGTCGAGGCCGCCGCGGCCGGCGAGGAGATCCTGCTCGATCGCCTCGACCCCGTGGTCGGCGAGATCGCGCGCGTCGCAGGGCCCGACGCGATCGTTCTCGCGGCCGGCCTGGTGAACGCCCGGGCGGTCGCGGAGGCCGTCCTCGCCGAGCAGACCCGCCGCGCGGGCCGCACGAGCGTCGCGATCATCGCCGCGGGCGAGCTCGTCGCGCCGGATGCCGCGGACCTCGTGCACCCGGCGGTCGAGGACCAGCTCGGGGCCGGGGCCGTCGTGGCGGCGCTCGGCGACCTCGGGATCGACCACACCTCTCCCGACGCGGCCGTCGCGGCGGAGGGCTTCCGGGCGCTGCGCGGAGCCGTGCGGCACCTGCTCACGGCGAGCGGATCGGGTCGCGCAATGGCCGCACGAGGCGAGCGCGACGCGGTCGCGGGCGCCGCCGTCCACGACAGCGCCGGCGTCGTGCCTGTGCTCCGCGACGGCGGATTCCGGCCGCTCTGA
- a CDS encoding FdhF/YdeP family oxidoreductase produces MAGTTRGGEDTGDRVRVTAPMKWAAGIPGVTHSVVPALTGMGVGRTVKLLTKMNQKDGFDCMSCAWPDPDHRKVAEFCENGAKAVTWEATPLAVPTQFWASHSILQLRAKSEYWLGQQGRLVEPVYKAKGDAHYRPISWDAAFTVIADRLNALSSPNEAAFYTSGRASNETAFVYQLFARAFGTNNLPDCSNMCHESSGLAMEEAIGVGKATIGYDDFEKSDLIIVMGQNPGTNHPRMLTALEDAKRAGASIVAINPLREAGLLRYKNPQTVRGIVGKGTQLADLYLQVRLGGDMALLQAVSRRVFAAEKAAPGTVLDRAFLDRHCQGLDEFERHLDDLDESAVLEATGLTAAEIDDLAARYMAADNVIITWAMGLTQHKKAVPTIKEIMNLLLLRGNIGKPGAGAAPIRGHSNVQGDRTMGVWEKMPDAFLDALEAEFGFSPPREHGHDSVQAIRAMRDGRVKVWFAMGGNLAAAVSDSATAEEAMTRTALTVQVSTKLNRSHTVVGEEALILPTLGRSEIDRQDSGEQFVSVEDTVCAVRPSRGQVEPIAPGLLSEVAIVSRLAREVLGDTIPVDWAAFERDYDTIREHIARVVPGCEGYNQRVRQPGGFVLAHGPRDSRTFPTPTRKAMITVNELEHVECPPGRLLLQTIRSHDQFNTTIYGLNDRYRGIKNGRAVILVNPDDLSALGLVDGQQVDVFSEFPGDADRELRGLRAVAYPTAPGCAAAYFPEANVLVPLESTAEGSNTPVSKSVVIRIEPHTERLVAG; encoded by the coding sequence ATGGCAGGCACGACGCGAGGTGGCGAGGACACCGGCGACCGCGTCCGCGTGACCGCTCCGATGAAATGGGCGGCGGGTATCCCTGGTGTCACCCACTCGGTCGTTCCGGCGCTCACCGGCATGGGCGTGGGACGGACGGTCAAGCTCCTCACGAAGATGAACCAGAAGGATGGCTTCGACTGCATGAGCTGCGCGTGGCCCGATCCCGACCACCGCAAGGTCGCTGAATTCTGCGAGAACGGCGCCAAAGCGGTCACCTGGGAGGCGACGCCGCTCGCCGTGCCGACCCAGTTCTGGGCATCGCATTCGATTCTTCAGCTGCGTGCCAAGAGCGAGTACTGGCTGGGTCAGCAAGGCCGGCTGGTTGAGCCGGTCTACAAGGCGAAAGGTGACGCACACTATCGGCCGATCAGCTGGGATGCGGCGTTCACGGTGATCGCCGATCGGCTGAACGCCCTGTCATCGCCGAACGAAGCGGCGTTCTACACCAGCGGGCGCGCCTCGAACGAGACCGCATTCGTGTACCAGCTGTTTGCGCGCGCCTTCGGCACCAACAACCTTCCGGACTGTTCGAACATGTGCCACGAGTCGTCCGGACTGGCCATGGAGGAAGCGATCGGGGTCGGGAAAGCGACGATCGGCTACGACGACTTCGAGAAGTCCGACCTGATCATCGTCATGGGGCAGAATCCGGGCACGAATCATCCGCGCATGCTGACCGCACTGGAGGACGCCAAGCGAGCCGGCGCCTCGATCGTGGCCATCAATCCGCTGCGGGAGGCCGGGCTCCTGCGTTACAAGAACCCGCAAACCGTGCGGGGGATCGTGGGCAAGGGCACGCAACTGGCCGACCTGTATCTGCAGGTCCGCCTCGGCGGCGACATGGCGCTGTTGCAGGCGGTGTCGAGGCGTGTCTTCGCCGCAGAGAAGGCGGCGCCGGGAACGGTACTCGACCGCGCTTTCCTGGACCGCCACTGTCAAGGGCTCGATGAGTTCGAACGCCACCTCGACGACCTCGATGAGTCGGCCGTCCTGGAGGCAACCGGACTGACCGCTGCCGAGATCGATGACCTTGCGGCCAGGTACATGGCCGCGGACAACGTGATCATCACCTGGGCGATGGGCCTCACCCAGCACAAGAAGGCAGTCCCCACGATCAAGGAGATCATGAACCTGTTGCTGCTGCGCGGCAACATCGGCAAGCCGGGCGCCGGTGCAGCGCCGATCCGCGGTCACAGCAACGTGCAGGGTGATCGCACGATGGGGGTCTGGGAGAAGATGCCCGACGCGTTCCTCGACGCCCTCGAAGCCGAGTTCGGTTTCTCCCCTCCGCGCGAGCACGGGCATGACAGCGTGCAGGCGATCCGGGCGATGCGCGACGGGCGGGTCAAGGTCTGGTTCGCGATGGGCGGCAATCTGGCTGCTGCGGTCTCGGATTCGGCGACGGCCGAGGAAGCGATGACCCGCACGGCGCTGACGGTGCAGGTGTCGACCAAGCTAAACCGATCACACACGGTCGTCGGCGAGGAGGCGCTCATCCTGCCGACGCTGGGTCGTAGCGAAATCGACCGACAGGACAGCGGCGAACAGTTCGTATCGGTCGAGGACACCGTCTGCGCCGTCCGGCCCTCACGCGGCCAAGTCGAACCGATCGCTCCCGGCCTTCTCTCGGAGGTCGCCATCGTCTCGCGGCTGGCACGCGAGGTTCTCGGCGATACGATCCCCGTCGACTGGGCGGCATTCGAGCGAGACTATGACACCATCCGGGAACACATCGCTCGAGTCGTACCAGGCTGCGAGGGCTATAACCAGCGAGTCCGGCAGCCGGGCGGTTTCGTCCTCGCCCATGGGCCGCGCGACTCCCGGACCTTCCCGACGCCGACCCGCAAGGCGATGATCACGGTCAATGAACTCGAGCACGTGGAATGTCCGCCTGGTCGTCTGCTCTTGCAGACGATCCGGTCCCATGACCAGTTCAACACCACGATCTATGGCTTGAATGACCGCTACCGAGGGATCAAGAACGGTCGCGCCGTGATTCTCGTCAACCCTGACGACCTGAGCGCGCTGGGGCTGGTCGACGGCCAGCAGGTGGACGTGTTCAGCGAATTCCCCGGCGACGCGGACCGCGAGCTCCGTGGGCTCCGCGCCGTCGCATATCCCACGGCACCGGGGTGTGCTGCCGCCTACTTCCCCGAGGCGAATGTCTTGGTTCCGCTGGAGAGCACCGCCGAGGGCAGCAACACCCCGGTGTCGAAGTCGGTGGTGATCAGGATCGAGCCGCACACAGAGCGTCTCGTTGCGGGATGA
- a CDS encoding zinc ribbon domain-containing protein produces the protein MPTYTFRCREGDVFEERHSMAEVPANAMCPQCAQPAVRLPSAPHLSAAGSSAYGLIDRSARSAHEPEVVRGGLPGAPRRSGGGYTSNPLHRKLPRP, from the coding sequence ATGCCCACGTACACCTTTCGCTGTCGCGAGGGCGACGTCTTCGAAGAGCGACACAGCATGGCCGAGGTCCCGGCGAACGCCATGTGCCCGCAGTGCGCGCAGCCTGCGGTGCGGCTTCCGAGTGCACCGCACCTGAGCGCCGCAGGCAGCTCCGCATACGGTCTCATCGACCGCAGCGCGCGCAGCGCGCACGAGCCGGAGGTGGTCCGCGGCGGTCTCCCCGGCGCCCCCCGTCGTTCGGGAGGTGGATACACCTCCAACCCGCTGCATCGCAAGCTTCCGAGGCCGTAG
- a CDS encoding low specificity L-threonine aldolase encodes MTPLHDGAVRGFASDNYSGIHPEVLAAIAAANDGHQVAYGEDAYTRRLQEVLRGHFGDGALAFPVFNGTGANVVGLQSMLPRWGAVVTASSAHINVDEGGAPERVAGIKLLAVPTDDGKLTPELIDREAWGWGDEHRAQPLVVSITQSTELGTVYTPAEVRAIADHVHERGIRLHMDGARLSNAAASLGVPLRALTTDAGVDVLSYGGTKNGAMIAEAIIVIDPAASEGLRYLRKLDMQLSSKMRFVSAQLLALLEGDLWLRNATHANTMAARLRAAVETGTADGSIRGVVFTQPTQANALFATLPPGVADRLRESFRFYDWDRRTNEVRWVCSFDTTEGDVDAFAAELARETTS; translated from the coding sequence GTGACCCCCCTCCACGACGGCGCCGTGCGCGGATTCGCCTCCGACAACTACTCCGGCATCCACCCCGAGGTGCTCGCCGCCATCGCCGCGGCCAACGACGGGCACCAGGTCGCCTACGGCGAGGACGCCTACACCCGGCGGCTGCAGGAGGTGTTGCGGGGGCACTTCGGCGACGGGGCCCTGGCGTTCCCCGTCTTCAACGGCACGGGCGCGAACGTCGTCGGGCTGCAGTCGATGCTGCCGCGGTGGGGCGCCGTCGTCACGGCCTCCTCGGCGCACATCAACGTCGACGAGGGCGGGGCGCCCGAGCGGGTCGCGGGCATCAAGCTGCTGGCGGTGCCGACGGATGACGGGAAGCTCACCCCCGAGCTGATCGATCGCGAGGCGTGGGGGTGGGGTGACGAGCACCGCGCCCAGCCGCTGGTCGTGTCGATCACGCAGTCGACCGAGCTCGGCACGGTCTACACCCCCGCGGAGGTGCGCGCGATCGCCGACCACGTTCACGAGCGGGGCATACGCCTGCACATGGACGGCGCGCGGCTGTCGAACGCCGCGGCATCCCTCGGCGTTCCGCTGCGCGCGCTCACCACCGACGCCGGCGTCGACGTGCTGAGCTACGGCGGCACGAAGAACGGCGCGATGATCGCCGAGGCGATCATCGTGATCGACCCGGCTGCGTCGGAGGGGCTGCGCTACCTGCGCAAGCTCGACATGCAGCTGTCGTCGAAGATGCGGTTCGTCTCGGCCCAGCTGTTGGCCCTCCTGGAGGGCGACCTGTGGCTGCGCAATGCGACGCACGCGAACACGATGGCGGCGCGGCTTCGCGCGGCGGTCGAGACGGGCACCGCCGACGGCTCGATACGCGGGGTCGTCTTCACCCAGCCGACGCAGGCGAACGCGCTCTTCGCGACGCTGCCCCCGGGGGTCGCCGACCGGCTTCGCGAGAGCTTCCGCTTCTACGACTGGGACAGGCGGACGAACGAGGTGCGCTGGGTGTGCTCGTTCGACACCACCGAAGGCGACGTCGATGCGTTCGCCGCGGAGCTCGCCCGCGAGACCACGTCTTAG
- a CDS encoding ATP-binding protein: MAQSPLLVDFAVALPIVLAVSYLVAWAMRRIFGRRLRLSLTTMTIVALLGVSVGLFLSGWLLYGQRLWMPTTILVTLGSTVAIAFATAAIAAAVRPAHGDVDVSAVIAAGESDVAEFKETARWNVREDKKDPRMELAIAKTIAAFLNSRGGVLVIGADDAGQPVGLERDLATLRTPDHDRFELWLRDLLSTLLGRNAATLPHIQFAAVDGTVVCAVNCPPSPKPVFLVQSRDGGSTDLWVRVGNSTRSLGVDEAVEYVSRHWRPTLASVLTGRPRAG; this comes from the coding sequence ATGGCGCAGAGCCCCCTCCTGGTGGACTTCGCGGTCGCGCTCCCGATCGTTCTCGCGGTGTCGTACCTCGTCGCGTGGGCGATGCGGCGCATCTTCGGGCGCCGCCTGCGGCTGAGCCTGACGACCATGACGATCGTGGCGCTGCTGGGCGTGAGCGTGGGGCTGTTCCTCTCCGGATGGCTGCTGTACGGGCAGCGCCTGTGGATGCCGACGACGATCCTGGTCACCCTCGGTTCGACCGTCGCGATCGCGTTCGCCACCGCCGCGATCGCGGCCGCGGTGCGCCCCGCGCACGGCGATGTCGACGTCTCCGCCGTGATCGCGGCGGGCGAGTCCGACGTCGCCGAGTTCAAGGAGACCGCGCGCTGGAACGTGCGCGAGGACAAGAAGGACCCGCGTATGGAGCTCGCGATCGCCAAGACGATCGCGGCGTTCCTCAACTCGCGCGGCGGAGTTCTCGTGATCGGGGCGGACGATGCCGGCCAGCCGGTCGGGCTCGAGCGCGATCTCGCGACGCTGCGCACCCCCGACCACGACCGGTTCGAGCTGTGGCTGCGCGACCTGCTCTCCACCCTGCTCGGGCGAAACGCCGCGACGCTCCCGCACATCCAATTCGCCGCCGTTGACGGCACCGTCGTCTGCGCCGTCAACTGCCCACCCTCGCCGAAGCCCGTCTTCCTCGTGCAGTCCAGGGACGGCGGCTCCACCGACCTGTGGGTGCGCGTGGGCAACTCCACCCGCTCGCTCGGCGTGGACGAGGCCGTCGAGTACGTCTCGAGACACTGGCGGCCGACGCTCGCGAGCGTGCTGACGGGGCGGCCCCGCGCGGGCTGA
- a CDS encoding AmiS/UreI family transporter → MANVGLLYVGAVLFINGLMLIGVIPGRSAAILNFFVGGMQVVFPTLILLQGAGNPAVVFGAFGLYLFGFTYLYVGIIQWTGVSGEGLGWFSLFVVIVAVVVGILQFVAVGDPVFGAIWLVWAVLWFMFFLLLALGRSDIQKATGWFTIFVSFLTGTIPALFILSGYFQTDALLGGVVAALGVLALIVALILGRNRSSADADSVRVGDATR, encoded by the coding sequence ATGGCGAACGTCGGACTTCTCTATGTCGGCGCCGTGCTGTTCATCAACGGGCTCATGCTCATCGGGGTCATTCCCGGCAGGTCTGCGGCGATCCTGAACTTCTTCGTGGGCGGCATGCAGGTGGTCTTCCCGACGCTGATCCTGCTGCAGGGGGCCGGTAATCCCGCCGTCGTCTTCGGCGCCTTCGGCCTCTATCTCTTCGGGTTCACCTATCTGTACGTCGGGATCATCCAATGGACAGGCGTGAGCGGAGAAGGACTGGGATGGTTCTCGCTGTTCGTCGTGATCGTCGCGGTCGTCGTGGGGATCCTGCAGTTCGTAGCGGTCGGAGACCCGGTCTTCGGCGCCATCTGGCTGGTCTGGGCCGTGCTGTGGTTCATGTTCTTCCTCCTCCTCGCACTCGGCAGATCGGACATCCAGAAGGCCACGGGATGGTTCACGATCTTCGTGTCGTTCCTCACGGGCACCATTCCGGCATTGTTCATTCTCTCGGGCTACTTCCAGACCGACGCGCTCCTCGGGGGCGTGGTGGCAGCGCTCGGCGTGCTCGCCCTGATCGTCGCGCTCATCCTCGGGCGGAACAGATCCAGCGCGGACGCCGACAGCGTCCGCGTGGGCGACGCGACCAGATAG
- the fmdA gene encoding formamidase, with the protein MPDVIFPLDSTKKFEDQEKIGHNRWHPEIPPVATVKPGDSFRVDCREWFDGAIVNDDSADDILNAPLLTVHKLSGPFAVEGAKPGDLLVVDILDVGPIPQEDSGPLAGQGWGYTGIFSRNNGGGFLVDQFPDAYKAIWDFSGQTATSRHIPGVSFTGLIHPGLMGTAPSAELLAKWNKRERDLIATDPDRVPPLALPPEPREAVLGGVPASDVDRVAGEAARTAPPRENGGNQDIKNLSKGTRIFYPVFVDGANLSVGDLHFSQGDGEITFCGAIEMGGFIDLRVEIIRGGMDTYGVQENAIFMPGNVDPRFSEWLAFSGTSVTLDGEQRYLDSHLSYQRACLHAIDYLTKFGYSPEQAYLLLGAAPIEGRLSGVVDIPNSCSTVYLPTSIFDFDVRPSSAGPTQIDPGIGAPRSANRS; encoded by the coding sequence ATGCCTGACGTCATCTTCCCGCTGGACTCGACGAAGAAGTTCGAGGACCAGGAGAAAATCGGCCACAACAGGTGGCATCCGGAGATCCCGCCGGTGGCCACGGTCAAGCCGGGGGACTCGTTCCGCGTCGACTGCCGAGAGTGGTTCGACGGCGCCATCGTCAACGACGACTCAGCGGACGACATCCTCAATGCTCCGCTGCTGACCGTGCACAAGTTGAGCGGGCCGTTCGCCGTGGAGGGCGCGAAACCGGGAGACCTGCTCGTCGTCGACATCCTCGACGTCGGCCCCATCCCGCAGGAGGATTCCGGCCCGCTCGCGGGGCAGGGGTGGGGATACACGGGGATCTTCTCCCGGAACAACGGTGGGGGCTTCCTGGTCGATCAGTTCCCCGACGCGTACAAGGCGATCTGGGACTTCTCCGGCCAGACGGCGACCTCGCGGCACATCCCGGGCGTCTCTTTCACCGGACTCATCCACCCAGGGCTCATGGGAACCGCGCCCTCCGCCGAGCTGCTTGCGAAGTGGAACAAGCGTGAGCGGGACCTGATCGCCACCGACCCGGACCGCGTGCCTCCGCTGGCGCTTCCTCCGGAACCCCGAGAAGCGGTACTCGGTGGAGTGCCCGCATCCGACGTCGATCGCGTCGCCGGTGAGGCTGCCCGTACCGCGCCGCCGCGCGAGAACGGCGGCAACCAAGACATCAAGAACCTGTCCAAGGGCACGCGGATCTTCTACCCGGTCTTCGTCGATGGCGCGAACCTGTCTGTCGGCGACCTCCACTTCTCGCAGGGCGACGGGGAGATCACCTTCTGTGGCGCAATCGAGATGGGCGGGTTCATCGACCTGCGAGTCGAGATCATCCGGGGAGGAATGGATACCTACGGGGTGCAGGAGAACGCCATCTTCATGCCCGGCAACGTCGACCCGCGGTTCAGCGAATGGCTCGCATTCTCGGGGACCTCGGTGACCCTGGACGGCGAGCAGCGGTACCTCGACTCGCACCTGTCGTACCAGCGCGCGTGCCTGCACGCGATCGACTACCTCACGAAGTTCGGATACAGCCCCGAACAGGCCTATCTGCTCCTGGGCGCCGCACCCATCGAAGGCAGGCTCTCGGGCGTGGTGGATATTCCCAACTCGTGCTCGACGGTGTACCTGCCGACTTCGATCTTCGACTTCGACGTTCGGCCCTCGTCCGCGGGACCGACGCAGATCGACCCGGGGATCGGGGCCCCGCGCTCGGCGAACAGAAGCTGA
- a CDS encoding NUDIX hydrolase family protein codes for MPVRTPDPDPNERDDENDRPGTPRDPLGGMGAGFGSPAADSASNPGWLSDVELAEARRRMPMLYVEAVPVRTDGVGAVTEVGILLRATPVGEITRTIVSGRVRYGETVRDALFRHLENDLGPMAFPLLPPQPTPFTVAEYFPMPGLGAFHDDRQHAVSLAFVVPVTGTCEPRQDALEVTWMSPEEACSDTLAGEMEGGRGTLVRLALASVGALR; via the coding sequence ATGCCGGTCCGCACCCCCGACCCCGATCCGAACGAGCGCGACGACGAGAACGACCGTCCCGGCACGCCGCGCGACCCGCTCGGCGGCATGGGCGCGGGCTTCGGCTCACCGGCCGCGGACAGCGCGAGCAACCCCGGCTGGCTGAGCGACGTCGAGCTGGCCGAGGCCCGGCGGCGGATGCCGATGCTCTACGTCGAGGCCGTACCCGTCCGCACCGACGGGGTGGGCGCCGTGACCGAGGTCGGGATCCTGCTGCGCGCGACGCCCGTGGGTGAGATCACCCGCACGATCGTGAGCGGCCGCGTGCGGTACGGCGAGACGGTGCGGGACGCGCTGTTCCGTCACCTCGAAAACGACCTCGGGCCGATGGCCTTCCCCCTGCTGCCCCCGCAGCCCACGCCCTTCACAGTCGCGGAGTACTTCCCCATGCCGGGCCTCGGCGCCTTCCACGACGACCGGCAGCACGCCGTCTCGCTCGCCTTCGTCGTGCCCGTGACCGGCACGTGCGAGCCGCGGCAGGACGCCCTCGAGGTCACGTGGATGTCGCCCGAGGAGGCCTGCTCCGACACGCTCGCGGGGGAGATGGAGGGCGGTCGCGGCACCCTCGTGCGCCTCGCCCTCGCCAGCGTCGGCGCCCTTCGCTGA
- a CDS encoding DUF6421 family protein: MSVSPTHPTPGVLKAIVGEPEVVEDSAPDAAAVALAAGVERSESWLGLREAVSALQGLQAPDGSVPDPRDHDVARAHATRIRAAIAELAPRFPHDASYLAACGADLRRWAEGGFGVPDFLDALVAFHPERHRIDGLRHLVVFPMYTQNGSRERLLEAVLVETIWPEAIAALEAGDYGNRLFVSLRLVDFTAGYDTDSAVLFPETVAVREVPEFTWGAIFQDREAARYRRVVAAAAEVTKLAMPADAQRMLDDQHLAEQTFVMWDLIHDRTHMRGDLPFDPFMIKQRMPYFLYSLEELRCDLTAYRECVDIERRLSAHAERSDLEEETREKARLVQYAVVFDRIFRFALTGSRVRNYDGLGGQLLFAWLHQRGVLHWTDTALRVDWDDAPAAVVALGDAIDELYWRSIDRPKVAHWLAAYELIRGVLTPHPASAWAAGLPPAVLAGPPRGYTDAVLEDEFPLSMFYEALEHKLRPVIASTRGIRA, from the coding sequence ATGTCCGTCAGCCCGACGCACCCCACCCCCGGTGTCCTGAAGGCGATCGTCGGCGAACCCGAGGTCGTCGAGGACTCCGCGCCGGATGCCGCGGCCGTCGCCCTCGCGGCGGGCGTCGAGCGCTCGGAGAGCTGGCTCGGCCTGCGGGAGGCCGTCTCGGCCCTGCAGGGCCTGCAGGCGCCGGACGGGTCGGTACCGGACCCCCGCGATCACGATGTCGCGCGCGCCCACGCGACGCGCATCCGCGCCGCGATCGCCGAGCTCGCTCCCCGGTTCCCGCATGACGCGTCCTATCTCGCGGCATGCGGAGCGGATCTGCGACGCTGGGCCGAGGGGGGCTTCGGGGTGCCCGACTTCCTGGACGCCCTCGTCGCCTTCCACCCCGAGCGGCACCGCATCGACGGGCTCCGCCACCTCGTGGTCTTCCCGATGTACACCCAGAACGGCTCGCGCGAGCGGCTGCTGGAGGCCGTGCTCGTCGAGACGATTTGGCCCGAGGCGATCGCCGCGCTCGAGGCCGGGGACTACGGCAACCGGCTGTTCGTCTCGCTGCGGCTCGTGGACTTCACGGCGGGGTACGACACCGACTCCGCCGTGCTGTTCCCCGAGACGGTGGCCGTGCGCGAGGTGCCGGAGTTCACGTGGGGGGCGATCTTCCAGGACAGGGAGGCCGCCCGATACCGGCGGGTGGTCGCGGCGGCGGCCGAGGTGACGAAGCTGGCGATGCCGGCGGATGCGCAGCGGATGCTGGATGACCAGCACCTCGCCGAGCAGACCTTCGTGATGTGGGACCTCATCCACGACCGCACCCACATGCGAGGCGACCTGCCCTTCGACCCGTTCATGATCAAGCAGCGGATGCCGTACTTCCTCTACTCGCTCGAGGAGCTGCGGTGCGACCTGACGGCGTATCGGGAGTGCGTGGACATCGAGCGCCGCCTGAGCGCTCACGCGGAGCGCTCGGACCTCGAGGAGGAGACGCGGGAGAAAGCGCGGCTCGTGCAGTACGCCGTCGTGTTCGATCGCATCTTCCGCTTCGCCCTCACGGGGTCCCGCGTGCGCAACTACGACGGGCTCGGCGGCCAGCTGCTGTTCGCGTGGCTGCACCAGCGCGGCGTGCTGCACTGGACGGACACGGCCCTCCGCGTCGACTGGGACGACGCGCCCGCCGCGGTCGTCGCCCTGGGCGACGCGATCGACGAGCTCTACTGGCGCTCGATCGACCGCCCGAAGGTCGCCCACTGGCTCGCGGCGTACGAGCTCATCCGCGGCGTTCTCACCCCTCATCCGGCGTCGGCGTGGGCCGCGGGCCTGCCGCCCGCGGTGCTCGCCGGCCCGCCTAGGGGCTACACCGACGCCGTGCTCGAGGACGAGTTCCCGCTGTCGATGTTCTACGAGGCCCTCGAGCACAAGCTGCGCCCCGTCATCGCCTCGACGCGCGGCATCCGGGCCTGA
- a CDS encoding SprT-like domain-containing protein, with translation MSDLQRVRVWAEALIALHLDETWSFAFDNAKRRAGLCDYTRHRISVSRYLTARYDDETNHQTLLHEVAHALAGPAAGHGRTWKRIARELGYTGGTTHHGETATELAPWVGTCPAGHLAYRHRRPTRPASCAQCARRFDERHLFVWQRREITPAERLAALTPR, from the coding sequence ATGTCCGATCTGCAGCGCGTGCGCGTGTGGGCCGAAGCCCTCATCGCGCTCCACCTCGACGAGACGTGGTCGTTCGCTTTCGACAACGCCAAGCGCCGCGCCGGCCTGTGCGACTACACGCGACACCGCATCAGCGTGTCGCGGTACCTCACGGCGCGGTACGACGACGAGACGAACCACCAGACGCTGCTGCACGAGGTGGCGCACGCCCTCGCGGGCCCCGCCGCGGGGCACGGTCGCACGTGGAAGCGCATCGCGCGCGAACTGGGCTACACCGGGGGCACGACGCATCACGGCGAGACGGCCACCGAGCTCGCTCCGTGGGTGGGCACCTGTCCGGCGGGCCACCTCGCCTACCGGCACCGGCGCCCGACGCGACCCGCCTCCTGCGCGCAGTGCGCGCGCCGCTTCGACGAGCGCCACCTCTTCGTCTGGCAGCGCCGCGAGATCACCCCCGCCGAGAGGCTCGCCGCCCTGACGCCCCGCTGA
- a CDS encoding diacylglycerol/lipid kinase family protein, producing MSIDLPTSPDGAGVLLLTNRSAGTAVVRADPLPGIRERLPAARIHALTGDDTPGGVLAAALAGAEPPRVLGVLGGDGSVASAAQAARDAGLPLLVLPGGTFNHFARALGIDTPDAALDAFVAGRGVRVGVAVLDAGEGEMTVLNTGALGIYPDFVAQRDRLRGRLGKWVAGVVAAVRVLRRADPLEVEIDGRRMRVWSVFVGVGRNSPERIATMQRWLVDDDVLDVRIVHARGPRVRAMASLAFGRRTVSVLRALRLMPRATDIERVLTPRIEIALRADVARGIPPFVHDGEVETVATARTGGEGPRLSVRVEMLPGSLDVYR from the coding sequence ATGAGCATCGACCTTCCCACGTCCCCCGACGGTGCGGGCGTGCTCTTGCTCACCAACCGATCGGCCGGAACCGCCGTCGTGCGCGCCGACCCGCTTCCGGGCATCCGCGAGCGCCTGCCCGCCGCGCGCATCCACGCGCTCACCGGCGACGACACCCCCGGCGGCGTGCTCGCGGCCGCGCTCGCCGGAGCCGAGCCGCCCCGCGTGCTCGGCGTCCTCGGCGGCGACGGGTCGGTGGCCTCGGCGGCGCAGGCGGCCCGCGATGCCGGGCTGCCACTGCTCGTGCTGCCTGGCGGCACCTTCAACCACTTCGCGCGGGCCCTCGGCATCGACACCCCCGACGCGGCGCTCGACGCGTTCGTCGCCGGGCGCGGTGTGCGGGTCGGCGTCGCGGTCCTCGACGCGGGTGAGGGCGAGATGACGGTGCTCAACACGGGCGCCCTCGGCATCTATCCCGACTTCGTCGCGCAGCGCGACCGGCTGCGCGGTCGCCTCGGGAAGTGGGTCGCCGGCGTCGTCGCGGCCGTGCGGGTGCTGCGCCGCGCCGACCCGCTGGAGGTCGAGATCGACGGGCGGCGGATGCGGGTGTGGTCGGTGTTCGTGGGGGTGGGCCGCAACTCGCCCGAGCGCATCGCGACGATGCAGCGCTGGCTCGTCGACGACGACGTGCTCGATGTGCGGATCGTGCACGCCCGGGGCCCGCGCGTGCGGGCGATGGCGTCGCTCGCCTTCGGGCGCCGTACGGTGTCGGTGCTCCGGGCGCTGCGGCTCATGCCGCGCGCCACCGACATCGAGCGCGTCCTGACCCCTCGCATCGAGATCGCGCTCCGCGCGGACGTCGCCCGCGGCATCCCGCCCTTCGTGCACGACGGCGAGGTCGAGACCGTCGCGACGGCCCGGACGGGCGGCGAGGGGCCCCGGCTCTCCGTGCGCGTGGAGATGCTGCCGGGGTCGCTCGACGTCTACCGCTGA